A genome region from Hevea brasiliensis isolate MT/VB/25A 57/8 chromosome 7, ASM3005281v1, whole genome shotgun sequence includes the following:
- the LOC131181374 gene encoding uncharacterized protein LOC131181374, whose amino-acid sequence MSPCIVPVLLVPKRDGTWHICVDCRAINKITVKYRHPITRLDDMLDELHGAVVFFKIDLKSGYHQIRMKEGDEWKTAFMTKNMIEHMQHLRCVFDVLRKNRFFHGLASFYKRFVKDFSTIVTPSNELVKKNVAFVWGIGAVLMQERRPIAFVSEKLNGATLNYSTYDKELYALVQNKLNRQHAKWVEFIETFPYVIQYKQGKENIVIDALFRRYNLLAILNTKLLGFEFVKDLYAEDVDFATVFVAREKIAFQKFYRHNGFLFGENRLCVPNGSMHELLMIGSPSGGLMGYFGVAKTLDILRDHFFFFATHEKGCEKSPDSRTNPFKQEGNDGDPPASSLGVKLQGLITRARARMLQGLV is encoded by the exons ATGAGTCCTTGTATAGTACCAGTCCTTTTGGTGCCTAAAAGGGATGGTACTTGGCACATCTGTGTGGACTGTAGGGCTATCAATAAAATTACTGTAAAGTATAGACATCCTATtactagattggatgatatgttggatgaattGCATGGTGCTGTtgttttttttaaaattgatttgaaaagtgGATATCATCAGATTAGGATGAAAGAAGGTGATGAATGGAAAACCGCATTTATGACAAA GAACATGATTGAGCATATGCAACATTTGAGATGTGtgtttgatgtgttgagaaaaAACAGATT TTTTCATGGATTAGCTAGTTTTTATAAGCGGTTTGTGAAAGACTTTAGTACCATTGTTACACCATCAAATGAGCTTGTTAAGAAAAATGTTGCTTTTGTGTGGG GTATTGGTGCTGTATTAATGCAGGAAAGGAGACCAATTGCATTTGTTAGTGAGAAGTTGAATGGAGCTACTTTGAATTACTCTACATATGATAAGGAATTGTATGCATTG GTACAGAACAAGTTGAATAGGCAACATGCCAAGTGGGTGGAGTTTATTGAGACATTTCCTTATGTGATCCAGTATAAGCAGGGAAAGGAAAATATAGTAATTGATGCTTTATTTAGAAGGTATAATTTGCTTGCTATCCTAAATACTAAGTTACTTGGTTTTGAGTTTGTGAAAGATTTATATGCTGAGGATGTTGATTTTGCTACTGTGTTTGTTGCTCGTGAGAAAATTgcatttcaaaagttttataggCATAATGGATTTTTGTTTGgggaaaatagattgtgtgtgcctaatgGTTCTATGCATGAATTGCTTATGATTGGATCACCTTCTGGTGGTTTAATGGGATATTTTGGTGTGGCAAAAACTCTAGACATTTTGAgggatcatttttttttttttgccacacATGAGAAGGGATGTGAAAAGA GTCCAGATTCGAGGACAAATCCTTTTAAGCAGGAGGGGAATGATGGAGATCCACCAGCATCTAGTCTGGGAGTGAAACTTCAAGGTCTAATTACTAGAGCCAGAGCCAGAATGCTACAAGGCCTAGTGTAA